One window of the Cryptomeria japonica chromosome 7, Sugi_1.0, whole genome shotgun sequence genome contains the following:
- the LOC131065765 gene encoding glutamate synthase 1 [NADH], chloroplastic isoform X3, giving the protein MRILGHNGEINTLRGNVNWMRAREGLLKCQNLALSKDEMQKLLPIVDASSSDSGAFDGVLELLVRTGRSLPEAIMMMIPEAWQNDQNMDPDRRALYEYFSALMEPWDGPALVAFTDGRYLGATLDRNGLRPGRFYVTHSGRVIMASEVGVVDIPYEDVCQKGRLNPGMMLLVDFDKHVIVDDEALKKQFSGLRPYGEWLKRQKITLKEIVDSLPESERVPEPIIGSMKVDGSDNTMENMGIHGLLSPLKAYGYTIEALEMLLLPMAKDGTEALGSMGNDAPLAVMSTRPKIIFEYFKQMFAQVTNPPIDPIREAIVTSMECMIGPEGDLTETSEKQCHRISLKGPLLSIEEMEAVKKMNFRGWRSKVLDITFPKEQGTKGLEATLDRICSEARIAICEGYKTLVLSDRATSSKRVPVSSLLAVGAVHHHLVSSLERTRIGLVVESGEPREVHHFCTLVGFGADAICPYLAIESIWRLHIDGKIPPKKNGIFHSKDELVRKYFKASNSGMLKVIAKMGISTLASYKGAQIFEALGLSSEVVQRCFVGTPSRVEGATFEMLARDMLQLHDLAFPSRLLPEGSADAQALPNPGDYHWRKDGEVHLNDPLAIAKLQEAARTNSVVAYKQYSKIVQDLNKHCNLRGMLKFKKSLDKKISLDEVEPASEIVKRFCTGAMSYGSISLEAHTTLAIAMNKIGGKSNTGEGGENPSRLQPLPDGSMNPKRSAIKQVASGRFGVSSYYLTNADELQIKMAQGAKPGEGGELPGHKVIDDIAVTRNSTAGVGLISPPPHHDIYSIEDLAQLIYDLKNSNPRARISVKLVSEAGVGVIASGVVKGHAEHLLISGHDGGTGASRWTGIKNAGLPWELGLAETHQTLVANDLRGRTVLQTDGQLKTGRDVVIAALLGAEEFGFSTAPLITLGCIMMRKCHKNTCPVGVATQDPVLREKFAGEPEHVINFLFMVAEEARELMAEMGFRTVDDMVGHAEMLEMDEEVINSSEKLENIDLSLLLQPASEIRPEAAQHCIQKQDHGLDMALDQELIRLSKPAIEKRLPVYAEMPIGNVNRAVGTMLSHEVTKRYNMEGLPTDTIHVKLRGSAGQSLGAFLCAGITLELEGDSNDYVGKGLSGGKIVVYPPTISQFDPKENIVIGNVALYGATGGEAYFNGMAAERFCVRNSGAKAVVEGVGDHGCEYMTGGTVVILGKTGRNFAAGMSGGIAYVFDVDGKFSSRCNAESVYLEKVEEEEDILTLKAMIQQHQRHTDSELAKYVLTDFGTLLPKFVKVFPKDYKRVLQEMKANNIIKEAEKAELMKKDAFEELKKMSEVTLNARGSDEKVSEQSKLKVVAQRPTKIDDAVKNGGFMKYERESVSYRDAVVRINDWKEVVEETRPDALLKTQSARCMDCGTPFCHQDNSGCPLGNKIPEWNELVYQGRWREALDRLLETNNFPEFTGRVCPAPCEGSCVLGIIENPVSIKSIECSIIDKAFEEGWMIPRPPVKRTGKKVAVVGSGPSGLAAADQLNKAGHSVTVYERADRIGGLMMYGVPNMKTDKIDVVQRRVDLMKDEGVNFIVSANVGVDPLFSVDRLRADNDALLLACGATKPRDLPVPGCELKGIHFAMDFLHANTKSLLDSELQDGKFISAKDKMVVVIGGGDTGTDCIATAIRHGSNNIVNLELLPEPPKSRAPGNPWPQWPRIFRVDYGHQEAKAKFGEDPRKYEVLTKRFIGDDNGNVRGLEVVRVKWEKDESGKFQFKEIEGSEEVIKAELVLLALGFLGPEQNIAEKLGMERDNRSNFKADFGRFETNVEGIFAAGDCRRGQSLVVWAIAEGRAAACQIDKFVMKEDVQLLTTYQDAVEGKDKHPAFT; this is encoded by the exons ATGCGTATCTTGGGGCATAATGGGGAGATAAATACTCTGCGTGGAAATGTCAATTG GATGAGAGCACGTGAAGGACTGTTAAAATGTCAGAACCTTGCTCTTTCAAAGGATGAGATGCAGAAGCTTCTTCCTATTGTGGATGCAAGTTCTTCAGATTCAG GGGCTTTTGATGGTGTATTAGAGCTTCTTGTTCGTACTGGGAGAAGTCTTCCTGAAGCGATAATGATGATGATTCCCGAGGCATGGCAAAATGATCAAAACATGGATCCTGATCGACGAGCCTTATATGAATATTTCTCAGCTTTGATGGAGCCATGGGATGGGCCAGCCCTTGTGGCAT TTACTGATGGCCGCTATCTTGGAGCAACATTGGACCGCAATGGACTTCGTCCTGGCCGTTTCTATGTAACCCACAGTGGGCGAGTTATCATGgcaagtgaagtgggagttgtaGACATTCCATATGAGGATGTTTGCCAGAAGGGAAGGCTGAACCCTGGCATGATGCTGCTCGTAGATTTTGATAAACATGTCATTGTAGATGATGAGGCTCTGAAAAAACAATTCTCTGGCTTACGGCCCTATGGAGAATGGCTAAAAAGACAGAAGATCACCCTCAAAGAAATTGTTGACTCTCTACCAGAATCAGAGAGGGTACCTGAACCAATAATTGGATCTATGAAG GTTGATGGATCTGATAATACAATGGAAAACATGGGAATACATGGTTTGTTATCACCATTGAAGGCTTATGG GTACACAATTGAAGCTTTGGAAATGTTACTGCTTCCTATGGCAAAAGATGGGACAGAGGCACTTGGTTCAATGGGGAACGATGCACCTTTAGCTGTGATGTCAACTAGACCAAAAATTATCTTTGAGTACTTTAAGCAAATGTTTGCTCAAGTGACAAATCCACCAATTGATCCGATTCGTGAAGCTATCGTCACGTCAATGGAGTGCATGATTGGTCCAGAAGGGGATCTTACAGAAACTAGTGAGAAACAGTGTCATCGGATTTCTCTGAAGGGCCCTCTTCTTTCCATTGAAGAAATGGAAGCAGTTAAAAAGATGAATTTTCGTGGTTGGCGTAGCAAAGTGCTTGATATAACATTTCCTAAAGAACAAGGAACCAAAGGTTTGGAAGCGACTTTAGATAGAATATGCTCAGAAGCCCGCATTGCAATTTGTGAAGGTTACAAAACACTGGTACTGTCGGATAGAG CCACATCATCCAAGCGGGTTCCTGTCAGCTCTCTGTTAGCAGTGGGTGCAGTGCATCATCATCTTGTCTCATCTTTGGAGCGTACTCGAATTGGACTAGTTGTGGAATCTGGGGAACCCCGCGAAGTCCATCATTTCTGCACACTTGTAGGTTTTGGTGCAGATGCAATATGCCCATACTTGGCAATTGAATCAATATGGAGACTACATATTGATGGTAAAATCCCTCCAAAGAAGAATGGCATTTTCCATTCCAAAGACGAACTGGTTCGAAAGTATTTCAAAGCAAGTAATTCTGGCATGCTGAAGGTTATAGCAAAGATGGGAATTTCTACTCTAGCATCTTACAAAGGGGCTCAGATTTTTGAGGCACTTGGGCTTTCTTCTGAGGTGGTTCAAAGGTGTTTTGTTGGAACACCAAGTCGGGTGGAGGGTGCAACATTTGAGATGCTTGCTCGGGATATGCTTCAATTGCATGACTTGGCATTCCCTAGCCGACTCTTACCTGAAGGAAGTGCTGATGCCCAAGCTTTGCCCAATCCTGGTGATTATCATTGGCGTAAAGATGGTGAAGTGCATCTTAATGATCCACTTGCTATTGCAAAACTGCAAGAGGCAGCACGTACAAATAGTGTTGTAGCTTATAAACAATATTCTAAAATAGTTCAGGATTTAAACAAACATTGCAATTTGAGAGGCATGTTGAAATTTAAGAAATCATTGGATAAGAAGATTTCCTTGGATGAAGTTGAACCAGCTAGTGAGATTGTGAAGCGATTCTGCACGGGTGCTATGAGTTATGGGTCAATTTCATTAGAGGCTCATACAACATTGGCTATTGCTATGAACAAGATTGGAGGGAAGTCCAATACAG GTGAAGGAGGAGAGAATCCATCTCGCTTGCAACCACTTCCGGATGGTTCCATGAATCCTAAAAGAAGTGCAATCAAGCAAGTCGCAAGTGGACGTTTTGGCGTTTCTAGCTATTACTTGACCAATGCAGACGAGCTTCAGATTAAGATGGCCCAG GGAGCAAAGCCTGGTGAGGGTGGTGAACTTCCAGGCCATAAAGTCATTGACGACATTGCTGTCACAAGAAATTCTACTGCTGGTGTAGGACTAATTAGTCCTCCTCCACATCACGATATTTATTCTATTGAAGATCTTGCACAACTTATATATGACCTGAAG AATTCCAATCCTAGAGCTCGTATCAGTGTAAAGTTGGTCTCTGAAGCTGGGGTTGGAGTGATTGCCAGTGGTGTGGTGAAAGGTCATGCAGAACATTTACTAATTTCAGGACATGATGGGGGTACAGGGGCATCTCGTTGGACAGGCATAAAAAATGCTGGGCTACCATGGGAACTTGGTCTGGCAGAGACTCACCAGACCCTAGTTGCCAATGATTTACGTGGTCGCACAGTTCTACAGACAGATGGGCAGCTAAAGACTGGAAGAGATGTCGTTATAGCAGCTCTACTTGGTGCAGAAGAGTTCGGTTTTAGTACAGCACCTCTGATCACTCTGGGTTGCATCATGATGCGTAAATGTCACAAGAACACATGTCCAGTTGGCGTTGCTACTCAGGATCCTGTTTTGCGAGAGAAATTTGCAGGAGAACCAGAACATGTGATCAATTTTTTGTTTATGGTTGCAGAAGAGGCTCGTGAACTTATGGCTGAGATGGGTTTCAGGACCGTGGATGATATGGTGGGCCATGCAGAAATGCTGGAGATGGATGAAGAAGTCATTAACAGTAGTGAGAAGCTTGAAAATATTGATCTCTCTTTACTACTGCAACCTGCATCAGAGATTCGCCCAGAGGCAGCTCAACATTGCATTCAGAAACAAGATCATGGATTGGACATGGCATTGGATCAAGAGTTAATTAGATTATCAAAGCCAGCCATAGAGAAAAGGCTTCCAGTTTATGCGGAAATGCCAATTGGGAATGTTAATAGGGCTGTTGGCACAATGCTTAGCCATGAAGTCACAAAAAGATACAATATGGAGGGTTTGCCTACGGACACTATTCATGTTAAACTAAGAGGAAGTGCAGGTCAGAGTCTTGGGGCATTCCTTTGTGCAGGAATTACCCTGGAGCTGGAAGGTGATAGCAACGATTATGTTGGTAAGGGTTTATCAGGAGGTAAGATTGTAGTTTACCCTCCAACAATTAGTCAGTTTGATCCCAAAGAGAACATTGTCATTGGCAATGTTGCACTGTATGGAGCTACTGGTGGTGAAGCATATTTCAATGGAATGGCAGCAGAAAGGTTTTGTGTGAGAAATTCTGGTGCCAAAGCAGTTGTGGAAGGAGTGGGAGATCATGGATGTGAATACATGACAGGTGGAACTGTGGTTATCCTAGGCAAGACAGGGAGGAATTTTGCAGCTGGCATGAGTGGTGGAATTGCCTATGTTTTTGATGTAGATGGAAAGTTCAGTTCTAGGTGCAATGCAGAGTCAGTATATCTTGAaaaagttgaagaagaagaagatattttAACATTGAAGGCAATGATACAACAGCATCAGCGCCACACAGACAGTGAGCTGGCAAAATATGTTCTTACAGATTTTGGAACTCTTCTTccaaaatttgtaaaagtattcCCAAAAGACTATAAAAGGGTGCTACAAGAAATGAAGGCTAACAATATTATTAAGGAAGCAGAGAAGGCCGAACTAATGAAAAAAGATGCTTTTGAGGAGCTGAAGAAAATGTCTGAAGTTACTTTAAATGCACGTGGAAGTGATGAGAAGGTTTCAGAG CAAAGCAAACTGAAAGTTGTAGCACAGAGGCCTACAAAAATTGATGATGCAGTTAAGAATGGTGGTTTTATGAAGTATGAGCGTGAGAGTGTTTCCTATAGAGATGCGGTGGTACGAATAAATGACTGGAAAGAGGTTGTTGAGGAAACACGGCCAGATGCCCTGCTGAAAACACAGTCAGCTAGGTGTATGGACTGTGGAACACCCTTTTGTCATCAG GATAACAGTGGATGTCCACTTGGAAACAAAATACCGGAGTGGAATGAATTAGTGTATCAAGGCCGCTGGCGAGAAGCCTTGGATAGGCTGTTGGAAACAAACAATTTTCCTGAGTTCACAGGGCGTGTATGCCCTGCCCCCTGTGAGGGTTCATGTGTACTGGGAATTATTGAAAATCCTGTATCCATTAAAAGTATTGAATGTTCCATCATTGATAAAGCTTTTGAAGAAGGATGGATGATTCCTCGCCCACCTGTGAAACGTACAGG GAAAAAAGTTGCTGTAGTTGGAAGTGGGCCATCTGGTCTGGCTGCAGCTGACCAACTCAATAAAGCAGGGCACTCTGTTACTGTATATGAACGAGCTGATCGAATTGGAGGTCTGATGATGTATGGGGTGCCTAATATGAAGACAGACAAGATTGATGTTGTGCAGCGCCGTGTTGATCTAATGAAAGACGAAGGTGTCAACTTTATTGTGAGTGCAAATGTCGGTGTTGATCCACTTTTCTCTGTGGATAGGCTTCGTGCAGACAATGACGCTCTTCTCCTTGCATGTGGTGCAACAAAGCCAAG GGATCTTCCTGTACCCGGATGTGAATTAAAAGGAATACATTTTGCTATGGATTTTCTTCATGCAAACACCAAAAGTTTGTTGGATAGCGAATTGCAAGATGGAAAGTTCATTTCTGCAAAAGATAAAATGGTGGTTGTTATAGGAGGAGGAGACACTGGAACTGATTGTATAGCTACAGCTATCAGGCATGGGAGCAATAATATTGTGAACTTGGAGCTCCTTCCCGAACCACCCAAATCCCGTGCTCCTGGGAATCCTTGGCCGCAG TGGCCTCGAATTTTCCGAGTAGATTATGGTCATCAAGAAGCTAAAGCAAAGTTTGGTGAGGATCCCAGGAAATATGAAGTCCTAACAAAAAGGTTTATAGGAGATGACAATGGGAATGTCAGAGGGCTTGAAGTTGTTCGGGTAAAGTGGGAAAAAGATGAAAGTGGAAAGTTCCAGTTCAAAGAGATAGAGGGCTCAGAAGAGGTTATAAAAGCAGAGCTTGTTTTATTAGCATTGGGCTTTCTGGGACCAGAGCAG AACATTGCAGAGAAGCTAGGAATGGAAAGAGATAACCGATCAAACTTCAAAGCAGACTTTGGCCGCTTTGAAACCAACGTTGAAGGTATATTTGCAGCAGGTGACTGTAGGCGAGGGCAGTCACTTGTTGTTTGGGCCATTGCAGAAGGGAGAGCAGCAGCTTGCCAGATAGATAAGTTTGTGATGAAAGAAGATGTTCAGTTGCTCACAACTTACCAAGATGCAGTCGAGGGCAAGGATAAACACCCAGCGTTTACTTGA